The Primulina huaijiensis isolate GDHJ02 chromosome 6, ASM1229523v2, whole genome shotgun sequence genomic sequence ccgtgaaagatattcttaagtacttgagaagagctaagaacttgttcatggtctatgggggtggagaattgaaattggaaggctacactgattctagcttccaatgtgacgtagatgattcgaaatcgacctctggttttgtattcatgcttaatggtgcggctgtctcttggaagagttccaagcaagacacgtTGCGGATTCCatcactgaagctgaatacgttgctgcatcagctgcagccaaagaggcagtttggatgaggaattttgtccaagagttgggcgtcattcctaatggagttgatccagtcccggtgtactgcgacaacactggtgccgttgcgcaagcaaaggaaccaaggtctcatcaaagatccaaacatatactgaggaagttccacatcatccgggagattgtgggaagaggagatatatcagttgaaagagtcgcctctgcagataatgttgctgatccacttacaaagccatTGNNNNNNNNNNNNNNNNNNNNNNNNNNNNNNNNNNNNNNNNNNNNNNNNNNNNNNNNNNNNNNNNNNNNNNNNNNNNNNNNNNNNNNNNNNNNNNNNNNNNNNNNNNNNNNNNNNNNNNNNNNNNNNNNNNNNNNNNNNNNNNNNNNNNNNNNNNNNNNNNNNNNNNNNNNNNNNNNNNNNNNNNNNNNNNNNNNNNNNNNNNNNNNNNNNNNNNNNNNNNNNNNNNNNNNNNNNNNNNNNNNNNNNNNNNNNNNNNNNNNNNNNNNNNNNNNNNNNNNNNNNNNNNNNNNNNNNNNNNNNNNNNNNNNNNNNNNNNNNNNNNNNNNNNNNNNNNNNNNNNNNNNNNNNNNNNNNNNNNNNNNNNNNNNNNNNNNNNNNNNNNNNNNNNNNNNNNNNNNNNNNNNNNNNNNNNNNNNNNNNNNNNNNNNNNNNNNNNNNNNNNNNNNNNNNNNNNNNNNNNNNNNNNNNNNNNNNNNNNNNNNNNNNNNNNNNNNNNNNNNNNNNNNNNNNNNNNNNNNNNNNNNNNNNNNNNNNNNNNNNNNNNNNNNNNNNNNNNNNNNNNNNNNNNNNNNNNNNNNNNNNNNNNNNNNNNNNNNNNNNNNNNNNNNNNNNNNNNNNNNNNNNNNNNNNNNNNNNNNNNNNNNNNNNNNNNNNNNNNNNNNNNNNNNNNNNNNNNNNNNNNNNNNNNNNNNNNNNNNNNNNNNNNNNNNNNNNNNNNNNNNNNNNNNNNNNNNNNNNNNNNNNNNNNNNNNNNNNNNNNNNNNNNNNNNNNNNNNNNNNNNNNNNNNNNNNNNNNNNNNNNNNNNNNNNNNNNNNNNNNNNNNNNNNNNNNNNNNNNNNNNNNNNNNNNNNNNNNNNNNNNNNNNNNNNNNNNNNNNNNNNNNNNNNNNNNNNNNNNNNNNNNNNNNNNNNNNNNNNNNNNNNNNNNNNNNNNNNNNNNNNNNNNNNNNNNNNNNNNNNNNNNNNcgatgctactagacgctcttaccatgatccgatgggtgcaatcagaaatgagttctgacattcttgatcaaggtgttgatgaaaagaatggggctaactagggtaagcccgaataagaataaatgttattctgaatcacaaggagttgtgaacccacggctagctgtatccctgaaccattgagggtcacacaagtactggatcatttgttcccgttgagagaataaattcaagtagttgaatttatatattatagtaaattcaaggagttgaatttatgataattaaattttgagagaataaattcaagatgttgaatttatattatgatatagtaaattcaaggagttgaatttatgataattaaattttgagaaaataaattcaaggagttgaatttatgagattgtaaattcaagaagttgaatttatgaaatttggagaaaataaattcaatgagttgaatttataaaatttgagaatttaatatattaaactcaaatgttgggtttattagatattaaattttagaggtgatataaattcaaggagttgaatttataatttaaataataaattcaaatgttgaatttataatgatttaattttgagagattaaattcaagatgttgaatttatattatgatatagtaaattcaaggagttgaatttatgataattaaattttgagaaaataaattcaaggagttgaatttatgagattgtaaattcaagaagttgaatttatgaaatttggagaaaataaattcaatgagttgaatttataaaatttgagaatttaatatattaaactcaaatgttgggtttattagatattaaattttagaggtgatataaattcaaggagttgaatttataatttattttgaaaagtgAACAATTGTTTTGTGACATTCGTGAAATGATGTCGCATGTTGTACTGTGTACGTAATGTCAATCCATTTGGCAACTCATAGTTATATTCCTTACAAACCAATCCCCATTAACTATATTTGCTTTGATCATTTCCAAGTGTCGGATTGGCAAAAGCATTGCTCCATGCCTTTGCGAGATGTTCATCTTGGGTCTTCGTCCAATGTTTCCTTGTGAAGCCTTCCCCCATTCTTAGCAACTATCTTCTTCCCTTTCTTTTTTGGTTTAGGATGAGGGAATTCATTGAGATTTTGTGAGAATTGAGTTTGGTTGAACGTAAAGCTTAACATTTGTTCTTTTGAGTATTGAGAACTAAATTGAGAAGAAGGTGAAAGAGTATTGATATCATCATTTCTCCATGGACCTATTTCATATTTGGATTTAAagtgaaataaaataagaaaaaattttgattttttgaatgaaacaagaataaattgtgattttttgaAGGTGTAAATGAGGTCATACGGTTGGATTTTCAtcccaactttttttttttttatgtttttaaaatattttttaaaatttttaaacattgaCATTAATCTGGATACCTGCAATGGCAAGATCATCCCAGCCATTTTTTTTAACCGCTAGATTATTTTTGCTGTTGATCTTCAATAGCTAGATTAATTTTTGgcctttgattttattttatattaaaaaatgagaTTTCATCGAACGGAGAATCTTTTTGCGGTGCCCAACCTGAGCATCCCATGCGGATGATTCTGCTGTTTCATCATCGGCCATTGGAGATTGAGGAAACCAGTGAACGAGTAAAAACGCGCTTTATCACGCATCGTGCGGCTTCCTCGCTCATGGAGCATGAACTAAAGGTTGCTCGAGATTGACCAAGTTCAAGAcatgcaataaaaattaattaagtcatttttaggattttagtTGTATGGCCGGCATGTGTATTTTAACTTTAATGTTGGGctgattaaaatatttataatgtaTTAATGGCCTCACAATTTAACTTATTTTGTGCACTTTGGATTTATGCTTGTTTAAAAGAATAGTATAACTTTGTTTTAATGGTACAAAATAACTTTTTTCGCTCGTTGGGATCACCCCATATTAAGTAAGGTAAGTGAAAGTAGTGGATTTTGGGACGATGTcggattttagaaaaaaaaaaaaaaaaaaaaagtaggttATTTTTTTCGTAAATGGGTCAACGGACAAGACTCATGAGTCTGACAATATTTTaggtaaattattttatttaggtcTTCAATTCacgtttttgttgtttttggtaAGTTTTTGTTTTGTCTATAAATCGACCTATAAATATCGAAAGTCGATTTCAATATTATTTCCTCACTTTATTAggcaatatattatatttaattatgttaattatattttatccattttttaaaatatttcccAATTTTGATTATTGTGAGTCCCTTCTATATATACAGACATAATTTCTATATAAAGACTGTGGTCTTGTTATCAGATAAAAATATATCGAGTACTTTCAAGATTTTCATGAGATACTATGTGAATCATCATGtaaattctttttttatatGCTTCGGCTACATCAATTATGCATTTTCTTAGATGTTAAATATGAAGTTCAAATTTGCAAGCAAGAACATGGGGTTCCGTTTGGACAAatacttataaaatatttttataaaattgatttttacaaaaaatttataaatattttaaaagttgtcTTAAGAATAAATATGTGTTTCGAAATATATTCTATAAAAACGCTTTTACAGTTGACACATTGTTTAGAcaactattttaaaaaaatttatagttaaaaataaattaaaaagtgATTGGATAACTGTTCTATAAAAACCATAAAATTCTCGTTTAATCTGCattattttattctaaaaagtaaaaaaaaaaaacatctctCAATTATTCTTTTGAAACTTTACTTGGAGAtcaatttttgtaaaatattttttaaactttaagTATTTTTTACTTATAAAACTGTTGCAACATTTCATGTTCccaatcttaattttgatgttaaaaaaacttGGTACTgtgtttttaatatatttactcaagtgtgaagttattaacacaAGAAGAAAACTGAGTTTggccaaactgaatttctggcgagttTCGGTgctttgatgatatctctcagctATTTGATTCAAATAACAATCCGCCCACTAGACTCATCGgaaactcaatttggaacaagtcgtatttcacgtcagttggacAAAATCTGATGTTATCTAAGTCAAACCGTTCACTGAATGACTAAACGGATTGCACGAAAATAGCAATCAGTTAGGTATGAACAGTTGctgtattttggtcatatctctctgCTCGATTATTGGAATGAAACGATTCAGTATGAGTTGaaaagataagacgatgatctacaaataatCTTAAAAAGTCAAACTCTGAATCGAAGGTTAAGATGTTGATAAATGATGATGAAACTATTGGTTCTGCACAAAATGAAATCAGCTTCAGCACACCAGTTCAAACCGCTGACCAACAGCTAAACGACCAGTTTAAgctcgggaaaatgtccagcaagacgaatttgaccgttgtaatttcagaaacagtacaaaaatttccaaaaagtcatattcttgtgtctaacgtatatactATTTTAGGGACCTATAAAtgcaacatcttgaagatcaaacaagtgCTTTTGAAGGGGAGTCAAAACATGAGCAGTTAGCATAAAGAAATCTGCTAGTTGATagaacaagcccttgtgtgaggatacatttgagatgaaCATTGTCAATgctaaattcctcacacacaatcactcacacatatataaaagtgttgaacttcaaagtttagttgagtgagtcttcacaaaaagacattaaatattgtgtttgtagtcttcgCATAAGAGACGTTAAATATTATGCGAATTGTGAGGTTGCGgcctacaatcgagagtgtgctaggagtttcaattaggcaagagataagtcttgagttgaaatgagtttgtacaagaagttgtataaatcaaagtcttctagtgaatccttcccaaggggaagaagagaTGACGTAGAAGTTGTTAATTTCttaacatccataaacaaatttgtgtctatttatttattataggGACTCATAGTGCAGTCACGCAGACGCAGGTctgggctcggggcgtgacaaaatTGGTTGCAAGAAGTGTAATTATTgggagagagattgttggatgcaataattgtctctgcttgGTAGAGTAATCGAACCATATTGAtacttgagctgctgtgcagtttaaaagatttgagttgctcTATTACCACCCGCTATAGTTTTTGATAAAGCGACAAGCGCTCGATCttataaaaacattaaaaatatttgtgcCAATGGAGTCTTGAAAGTTACTCAACTACGAATTCGAGAAGCCTTTAGCTGGCTCGAGGACCTATAAGTGGAAAATGTATTAGTGAAATCAGACACTCAAGTGGTAGACTGGTAGTTGCATTAATTAAATACCCTCAAATTCATATCTAATGAGTATTGGACTGATAACAGAGAATTGCGAAAGTCTAGAGATGGAAATTCCTACTTACAGTTTTATCTTTGAATCTATATCAGTATTTTGGATGTAATTGACTATGAGTTGATCGAATAAAATTCCTATTATTAGCTTTAAAAAATGAAGTTCAAAAGAGTACCTGTCCATTGATTAATTGGCATTACCAAGATTTTGTATTCGGATGGGCTAAGgtaaatatatatcataaattatttttaaagacAAATCATTTGTGATAACCTATCCTCGCTCTACTcgtttaggttttttttttttttttgagttgggCTGTGacatcatttttgaaaaaataaaatatcaaaagacaTAATAAAACTAGAATCCCTTGATAGATAAAATTTCAATCAAATGTAAGAAAgaataaatttaacaaaatgagattttgaatttttatcaagGTTTAGTTATGAGTTTATTTGGgatatttattcaaattttgtcAATAATTAGAAAATTTCTTAATGTAAATAATGGATTATACTATTTAATAAATCATGACCTTTAGAGTAACAATTTTTGGTGGCTTGTTGAAACATTTTCAACtataaaataatactcttatcaAATGAGAAAAAANNNNNNNNNNNNNNNNNNNNNNNNNNNNNNNNNNNNNNNNNNNNNNNNNNNNNNNNNNNNNNNNNNNNNNNNNNNNNNNNNNNNNNNNNNNNNNNNNNNNNNNNNNNNNNNNNNNNNNNNNNNNNNNNNNNNNNNNNNNNNNNNNNNNNNNNNNNNNNNNNNNNNNNNNNNNNNNNNNNNNNNNNNNNNNNNNNNNNNNNNNNNNNNaaaatttttattaaaaaaaaaaaaaaaaaaaaaggaaaagcatTGATTCGAAAAATAACAAATTATCATATTTGAATCATTATTgcaactatatatataaacacgcAACGCAGAGGATATTAAACCTCCTTGCTCCATGTAATACTGGCTTGGTTTGCAGAAGACTAAAACAACCATAATAACTTCACACGTCCTTAAACCTCCTAGCTCCCTGTAAGACTTGCTGGTTTGCAGAAGACTAAAACAGCCATAACTTCAAACATAAACGAGGTGAAGCTGATCCATACGAACATGGTTCTTCTCCAATTCCACATCATCCTTTTAAGCCATGGGAGCTCGGATTCGATATCCAGTGATGCATCATATATCTGAGGTACACCAGAGCCTGCTTCGAATCCTGCTCTTTGTTGAAGGATCACTTTTAAAAAGGGTGTTGGTTGGTATCCTTGGGTGAAATCCTCGATCACGATTTTCAGGTTTTGGACCTCGGATTGAAAGCCAGTGATAATAGGAGCAGTTTTGAAAAGTGTTTCGACGATGCGAACTGGCTGGCTCTTGAAACGTAGCATGGCCGGATAACTTGATGCGACCATGGTCTTACCATTTGCTGACAGGCCCTCTACTCTCACCTTCACCGTAtagaagaaaacacatgagcacgagatttcaagaaaatagaTGAATTATAGAGAAAATTCCTacgaaaatatattattttcaagatatatatatcatcCACACAATAATGGCCTGGCCCGACAACGATCCTATAATTCAAAACTATCATTCTTtagataaatatttaatctGCGCAGGCGAGTATACGTAAAACTTACCTGAAAGATACCTAGTTGTCTGTTGTAGTCAGATTCAGGCAATGTGAACGAGATGGTCAGCTTCAACTTATGGTTACTAAGTTGGCTGAAAATAGGCATCTGATTTCCTAAAGGCACGACAGCTACCGGACTAGTTTTCGTGTAATCGAAATTCAAGATTTCAGTTGTATGCACGGATTCTTCAACGAAATTTCTCAACACAAAACTAGCTACCACGAACCCTGAGACCAACAATCCAAGAAGCACCAAAAACACATTGATTGTGCAGAAAAAGGCCTTCCCAAATCTTATTGCCAGTTTCAGCACCGACTTCTGTGCCTTAATCCTATAACAGATAAAGGAGATCAGTCCCAAGTAAAACGCCATGCATGTTCTTCGCAGCATTTTCTCGAAATGCTTCGAAATTCGAGTCAGCATTCGAATCGGTAATACCAAAAGCATTAGCCAGAAATTCAGTATACCAAAGGGAAGAGTGAAGAACCACAGGAAAATGGTTATTTGAAAACCAGTAAACTTAATCCATAGCATAGACAAGATATCAATAATATTCAATGGGTCCATTTTGAATACACCATTTACATAGTTGGATTCAGTTTCTTGGTAAAAATGAATGGCCGAGCTTTCCTTCTCCTCATACATCGAAGCATATTCGCCTTCGATTATTCGATTCTTGCACCCATTGTCGTACTCGAAATCGAAATAACCAGATAGGCCAGGTGATTTTTGATTAGCCATTAGCAGTTTCTCAGCTCCAAGAATCAAAGAATGCTGCATCAAGTCGGCGAGAATGTGCGGTGACTGCAAGAATCTAAATGCAAGAAAATTGGAGCGATCGTTAAGCAAATGCTCGTTGTCATGGCCAATGTCATTTGTATCACACTGAACCATTGGATCATGTAATGATGATATTTTCATGGATTGGTTCAAGgttaaaaaaaacagagaaataTTTGTAGTGAAAAATTTAATTGAGACCGTTTCTTTCTTTTATAAGATGGAAATACAAATGTACAGAGATAGATGAAATCGATTGGGAGAAGAGATGTCCATTGGGATGCTAAACAAATCGATAGTCCAAGACTGCAATATAATATtccttataatttttgaaaaattttgaaaGCTGTTGGCGATAATTACATCTAAATTAagggaaattattttttttttaaatttcaattaactctTCCAGATTTGGGTTTTAGAACATTTGACCAAAATAGCCGAAAGTTACTTCATTGATTATAAATCAACATTTTTCGATGTCACGTCAACATTTTCTAATGTTACATAAGTAATTAGatcaaaataatcataaattaaatgttagaatatcaaaaccaaatgttaaaaatttattaattcaaaACCTAAAATTGAACTAGTTAAATAGACCAAAACTTATGTTCTCCTGAACTAATTACTTTAAAGGACAACAATTTTGTGCAACACGTTTAACTTGTGCGATCTTGCATATAATGAATTTTCGTCATTTAgttaatcaaaatatatatgatattagtgaaataaattcttttaggttgcTTTTAGAtagatgaattttaaatatattttttaattttagaaagAAATATTATAAACTTTAAATTCATCTTTGTGATGTATATATagtatttttatgttaattatgatgGATTTTAAGTTCACCGTATAATAGATGCATTTGAAATCTTTTTGCAAAACACCAAAATTGTtttgtcaaaattttattaatttaaataaataataataaatcaataaaaaatttattcaaagaaaAAGTTTGACAGTATATATAATTTTCCTGCACATTAATCTACTTAATATCTAAGAGTTACaacgaaataaataaaaatgcatttaaataatattaattaattaattttattattctaaaaattaatttaattgataattaacaGTTACTAATTTAATAGACAACGTGTCAATGATTTGATGGAAAATGTGTCATAAAGATAGACCAATACTTGGCTATCGGTAGATAACTCAGTCCCCTTCATTCTCTATTATAAATAGACATCATCTAATGTATTTCATCCCAAAAATCCTTGGAATTTCGTGGTTTTAGAAAGAAATTAGTAAGAAGCAAAAATAGTGAAAAATAggggaaaaataatttaaaaaacaaatcatcCCCAAAAATTCCGAAATTTTTTCAAAACGCCCCTTTTCCATTCAGAAATACTTTTTAGGATAAGATGTATCACGATCATCaaccaaaatttcgaaaatcaattGAAACCGTGAATAACATTTCTAGATATTTTCCAGAAAATTATATACATGTTACTAGTTTGGGCTCTTTAtttctcattatttttttaacaaattttccTTCAGTTTTAGAATAAAAGTTGTTCAAAATTTTCCTAGTTCACAAATTTGTCCGCCGATCATCTGAACTGTCATCGGAAATACTGTTTTTTGTCGTCCGAAACAAGCTTGACAaccattatatttttcaaaatctgtTTTTGATCTGGtttgaatttgaaaaagtgTAACACATAAAATTTATAGTTCGTCCAAAATAAAATCATACTGGAAATTTCAACGTGCATGACGCGCCGTCGCATCAGCGCATGCAGTACATGCGTCGTCTAGATCTTGTGAAGTTTCGTAATTTTCAGTGCATACAGAACACACATCGGCGCATTCAGTACACGCGTCGTCCTAATCCTTTTTCGGCATAATTCTAGTCATCTGATGAAGTTTTGTAATTTTCGAACATATCTTtgatttaatatgaattttaacCAAAACTAATCTGTACAAGTTTTTGTacaaaaatgaatttcaaaatatcCCAACATCTACTCCTGATCATACCGAGCCTAAAGTTACTTGAattatatttatagaaaattatcTTAGCTTAGGATTGACAACGAGACGAAAAAGTAAGCTACCAAGGTGATGTTTTCTCTATCATGAGGTTTGCTCTACCGTGAGGTTTCTCCTACCGCTTTCTTCAATAATAGAGTTTGACAATTGGCCTGTAATTTATAGTAAATTTTATAAACTACTGATTTATTCATATATTGCATCATATTGTGTATGTCACAAATTATCGGCCCTATTCTATTGCATATTTGAATATCTGGATTTATTTTGTTCTTGAATGTTACCAATCGACTGTTACTGATTGAATGATTTAATGAATTGAGCTTGGACAGCGGTCTATATATCGGATTGCTAGTCCACTGGAAACGTGGCTTCGGTACGGAAATGTGAGTCTTATGAACAACATGTTTAAAACCTGGTATATGGTTCATCTAAACAACGTGACTTCGATCGAAAATGTGAGTTCAACTTGGCTCGTAAATGATTGATTGTACGAATTCTATTTCAGTATTTGGGAAAAATTGCTACACCGAATGTTGGTTGGAGTCCCCTCTTTAGCCTACATTATTCACTTCGGAGTCCTGAACAGTCGTTCCATGTCACTTGATAAGATACTTTTATAATGATACATTACTATTGATACATGTTC encodes the following:
- the LOC140979066 gene encoding seipin-3-like, whose protein sequence is MVQCDTNDIGHDNEHLLNDRSNFLAFRFLQSPHILADLMQHSLILGAEKLLMANQKSPGLSGYFDFEYDNGCKNRIIEGEYASMYEEKESSAIHFYQETESNYVNGVFKMDPLNIIDILSMLWIKFTGFQITIFLWFFTLPFGILNFWLMLLVLPIRMLTRISKHFEKMLRRTCMAFYLGLISFICYRIKAQKSVLKLAIRFGKAFFCTINVFLVLLGLLVSGFVVASFVLRNFVEESVHTTEILNFDYTKTSPVAVVPLGNQMPIFSQLSNHKLKLTISFTLPESDYNRQLGIFQVRVEGLSANGKTMVASSYPAMLRFKSQPVRIVETLFKTAPIITGFQSEVQNLKIVIEDFTQGYQPTPFLKVILQQRAGFEAGSGVPQIYDASLDIESELPWLKRMMWNWRRTMFVWISFTSFMFEVMAVLVFCKPASLTGS